The genomic stretch ATCGAGAGGTATGAGCCCAGCACGGTAAAAGTCCTCAACGTCATGGACAGCATATGCAATATCGTCAGCCCAATCCATGATCGAGGCTTCCGGGCAAGGCTGAGCAGAACCGTCCCACGAGTCATCCGGGCGAACCCAGCGTGCGAGCTCCTCCTCCGAATGATAGGCACCCCATTTGAACCGATTGGATCCAGCGGTAGGACGAAACCACGGATACTTCAAAACGGCATCCAGCGTAGCGCGTGTGAGATTTAGTCCATCTGCGCCTGTGGTGCGAACTGCGAGCTTCGCCAGGATGCGAAACGACTGCGCGTTGCCGTTGTAGCCATCATGATCGTCGCTACTGGTAGCAAGCCGGTCTAATTCGGCTTCTGCTATATGCCCGAATGGCGGGTGCCCGAGATCGTGGGCAAGCGCCGCCGCTTCAACAACGTCCGGATCGATTGGACACGCACCATGAGTGCGAGCACTCACGATCTCAGCACAAATCTTTTCCGCCAAGCGCCGTGCGACCTGGGCAACCTCAAGGGTATGTGTCAAGCGATTATGGACAGGAGGCCTCTCATTAGGCGAGACAACCTGTGTGATCCCCGCCAGGCGCCGAAAGGCTGTCGTGTAGAGGATTCGGTCACGATCACGCTGAAAAGGCGAGCGCTGATCGTCGGGAAGATCGTCATCGTAACGTCGCGCAGATCTCTCGGCCACCCTCGATCACGAGGCTGGCTTTGGAACTGCGGCAACCCGCCAGTTCGGCGTCAATACAATCGACCGCCGATCGAGAAGAAACCAGAGTGCGGCACGTGCAACATCCTCGCGGATATCGCTCCGCTTGCGCACAATCCTCACTACCTCACCGGGCGTATACGAGCCATTATGATCTCTGACAGCCTCAAGAATCATCTCTTCGGCCTCGGCTATAGTGCGTCCGCGCGTCACGCTCACATCAGACTCCAAATCCACCTAGCACGAACCACCCGAGTGACCACGGCACGGCTATAGTACAGCATTCGTTCGGTTTTAGTACTGTGCTGATCGCATCGAAGGGTACGCCAATGCAGATCAACCAGGACGCAGGTCTCTCAGCGCTGATCCGTGGCGAAGCCCAGCGCCTCTGCGGCGGATTCGCCTTCACCGAGGGGCCGGTCTGGGTGGCGGCGGATGACTGCCTGCTGTTCACCGACATCCCCAACAGCACGATCCATCGCTGGCGGCCGGGGTCGGAGGCAGCCGAGGTCTACCGCGCGCCGAGCGGCCATGCCAACGGGCTCACGCTCGACCGCGATGGCAACCTGCTGGCCTGCGAGCACTCCGGTCGGCGCGTCTCGGTCACGACCTACCGTGGCGTTGAGGTCCGCGCGATCGACCGTTTCGAGGGCCAGCGCTTCAACTCGCCGAACGACATCGTGGTCGATGCCAGCGGCGCGATCTGGTTCACCGACCCAACCTACGGGCTGACGATGCCGTCGATGGGCGAGCCGGGCGCGCAGAAGGAGATCGACGTCCAGGGGGTCTACCGCATCGCGCCGGACGGCGTCCTCACCTGTGTCACACGCGATTTCAGCCAGCCAAATGGGCTGGTGTTCACGCCAGACGAACGGCGACTCTACATCGGCGACTCGCACGACAAGATCATCCGGCGCTACCTGGTCGGCGATGACGGCACGCTCGACGCTGGCGAGCTGTTCGTGGACATGCGCAAGGCTGATGGCCCCGGCGCGCCGGACGGCATGGCGGTCGACGAGGCCGGCCGGCTCTGGACGACGGGGGTCGGCGGCGTCTGGGTGGTCGAGCCGGACGGCCGCTTGCTCGGCATCCTCGCCCTGCCGGAGAATCCCGCTAATCTCTGCTTCGGCGGGCCGGCCTACTCGACGCTCTACCTCACCGCCCGCGCCAGCGTCTACGCGATCGAGACGACCGTCCGCGGCGTCGCACCCGGCTCGCGCTGATCGGGCGCGAGTGGACCCTCACAGCGGCGGGAACCTGGGTGAGGATGGGTTCGTGCCTGAGCGCAACGGCGGATGGGAGAGCACGTGAACCACGATACGCGCGAGCAACTGATCGGGCAGTACGCGAACGGCTACGACATCATCGTCGAGGCGTTGCGCGACATCACCGCCGAGGAGATGGACGCGCGCGAGGCGCCGGGCGAATGGTCGCCGCGCGAGGTGATTCACCACCTGGCCGATTCCGAGATGACCAGCGCGATGCGGCTCCGCCTGCTGCTCGTCGAGGACAACCCGCCGATCCGCGGTTATGACGAAGCGGCGTTCGCCCGGCGACTCTGGTACGACCGACCGGTCGAGCTGTCGCTGGACGCGTTCCGTCTCGCTCGAGCAACGACCGTCCAGATCCTCGCCCGGATGAGCGATGCCGACTGGCAACGCTCGGCCATACACAGCGAGAGCGGGCGCTTTTCCGCTACGGACTGGCTGGAGAGCTACGCGGCGCACGCCCCGGAGCACGCCGACCAGATTCGCCGCGCGCGGGCTACGGTCACGGCCGGCGTGAGCACGACACGCGCCTCCTGAATCAGCAACGCGCGGCGTCGTCATGCTGGCCGGAGAGCATGACGACGTTCGCAGCCGGCGGGGCCTATCCGCCGGCCATCGCCCCGACGATCGAGAACGGCTCCTGGCCGGACGCGACGGCTGCCGGCAGTGGCGCGTCGGGCGGCTCGTGGGAGAGATCCTCGGAGCAGGCGAAGAAACGCAGAAACGGCCGGCGCGCCTGCGTCGCGTGGTCACGGACTGTTCCTCGCAGCATCGGGTAGTCCGCCTCGAGCGCGTCGAGGATGGCCCGCTGGGTAACAGGGCCATCGACAACCAGCTCGACCTCGCGGCCTACCTGGGCCAGGTTGCGCAGGTGGTAGGGCAGCTCGACGCGGATCATGGCAGCGTCTGCACTTCGATCGACGTCACGGCCGGCAGGTCGCGGACGATCGCGTTCCAGGTGTCGCCAGAGTCGGCCGAAGCGTAAACCTGGCCGCCTGTCGTACCGAAATAGACGCCGCATGAGTCGAGCCGGTCGACCGCCATCGCGTCGCGCAGGATATTGACGTAGCAATCCTGTTGCGGAAGGCCCTCGGTCAGCGCCTCCCATTCGTTGCCGCCGGTGCGGCTGCGGTAGACCCGCAGCTTGCCCTCCGGCGGGAAGTGCTCGGAATCGCTCTTGATCGGAACAACGTAGATCGTCTCCGGCTCGTGGGCGTGGACGGCGATCGGGAAGCCGAAGTCGCTCGGGAGATTGCCGCTGACCTCGTGCCACAACTCGCCGGCGTCGTCGCTGCGCATCACGTCCCAGTGCTTTTGCATGAACAGGACGTCCGGCCGCGTGGGGTGCATCGCGACGCAGTGGACGCAGTGGCCAACATCGGCGTTCGGGTCGGGCAGCTCGAAGTCGGAGCGCAGGCCCCGGTTGATCGACCGCCAGGTCTGACCGCCGTCATCGGTGCGGAACGTGCCGGCCGCCGAGATCGCGACGACGATGCGGTCGGGGTTGGCCGGGTCGAGGACGATCGTGTGCAGACACATGCCGCCCGCCCCCGGCTGCCAGAGGTGACCCTTGACATCGCGCAGGCAGGCCAACTCCTGCCAGCTCTGCCCACCGTCGGTCGACTTGAACAGCGCGGCATCCTCGACCCCGGCGTAGACAGTATCCGGCTCACTGAGCGAGGGCTCGAGGTGCCAGACGCGGTTGAACTCCCATGGGTGCTGGGTGCCGTCGTACCACTGGTGCGTGCCGGGGTCGCCGACATACTGGAAGGCGTTGCCGACTGGCTCCCATGTCGCGCCGCCGTCGTCGGAGCGCTGGATCGTCTGGCCAAACCAGCCGCTGGACTGCGAAGCGTAGATACGGTCCGGGTTCACCGGCGAGCCTTTGAGGTGATAGATCTCCCAGCCGGCGAAGAGCGGGCCTTGCACGTCCCACGCCTGCCGCTGCTCGTCCGATGTCAGGATAAACGCCCCCTTACGCGTGCCGACGAGGACTCGTACTCCGGGCATGTGTCGTCCCTTTCGGTGAGGTGTGTCACGCGGCTCATCGAAGATTCGGGCGCCGATGGGTCGCGTACGTTCGCGGAACACGTCGCCGATTGTAGTAATAGGTTGACCGCCAGTCAACCTGTCCAACAGGACGGGCTGTAGCTGTCCGACCACGCAGCACGGGTTATCGCCGGGGGCAGCTGAACCGGCGCAATGAGCCCCCTCATGATCGAAGGATGTCCCGTCGTCGACCTCAATCTCGTGGGTAATCAACGAGACGCAGACTCGAGCGACGGACAAGGATCGCGCCCGTGGCCTATCTCGGTGTCATTCGCTTCGACCAGGTCAGCATCCTGACCCGCAAGTCGCGGCGGGTCGTTTACACTGCCACTGGTCGATAGAGTGTTGGAGGAGTGGGCAGATGGCGACGTACGATGCGCTGATTCGTGGCGGCAGGGTGATCGATGGGTCGGGCAACCCGTGGTTCTACGGGGATGTTGCGATCGCGGGCGGCAAGGTCGCGGCAATCGCGCCGGCCGGCAGGATCGACCCGGCGAGCGCCGGCGAGGTGATCGACGCCAGCGGGCATGTCGTCTGTCCCGGCTTCATCGACATCCAGTCGCACTCACTGATCCCGCTGTTCAGCGACCCGCGGTCGCTGTCGAAGATCACCCAGGGGGTGACGACCGAGATCATGGGCGAGGGCTGGACGCCGGCCCCGTTCGGCGGGCGGATCGAGAAGCCGCTCGGCGGCTACGACCGCGCGCCAGAGGGAATGGTCGAGGTCATCCGCGGCTGGACGCGCTTTGCCGACTGGATCGACTGGCTCAGCAACCGCGGCGCGTCGGTCAACTTCGGCTCGTTCCTCGGCGGCGGCACGGTGCGCGAGTACGTCAAGGGCTGGGAGATGGGCGACCTGACGCCCGCGGAGATGGAGCAGACCCGCCAGGTCGTCCGCGAGGCGATGGAGGACGGCGCGTTCGGCGTCGCGACGGCGCTGATCTACCCGCCGAACTCCTACACCACCGACGCCGAGCTGTACGCAATGTGCGAGGTGATCGCCGAATACGGCGGCGTCTACATCACCCACATGCGCTCGGAGGCGGACACGTTCCTCGAGGAGCTGGAGAAGACGCTCGACCTGCCACGCCAGACCGGCTGCGCGCTGGAGCTCTACCACCTGAAGGTCGGCGGCCGGCGCAACTGGGACAAGATGACGCGGGCCATCGCGATGGTCAACGCGGCGCGCACCGAAGGCCTGGACGTGACCTCGGACATGTACCCGTACATCGCCGGCGGGACCGGGCTGGCATCGTCGCTGCCGAACTGGGCAGCGGCCGACGGAAAGCTGATGGACAACCTGCGCGACCCGGTGATGCGGGAGAAGCTCCGCCACGAGCTGGTCGAGCCGACCGGCGGCTGGGAGGCGCTGGCGACGCTGGCCGGCCCGGAGGGGGTGCTGGTCACCGAGCTGACCGCCGAGCAGAACCAGCAGTACTCCGGCAAGCTGCTGGGCGAGATCGCCGACGCACGCGGCCAGCACTGGGCCGACTGTCTGATGGACCTTGTGCTGGAGGACGGCGACCACTGGATCAGCGCCATCTACTTCATGATGAGCGAGGTCAACCTGCCGCTCCAGCTGCAGCAGCCATGGATGAAGGTCTCGACCGACGCCCCCGGCGTCGATCCCGAGGTCGCCCGGGCGCACGGCCCGGTCCACCCACGTTCCTACGGCACCTACCCGCGCGTGCTGGGCAAGTACGTCCGGGAGGAGGGCGCGCTGGAGCTGGAGGACGCCGTGCGCAAGATGACCTCGGCGGTCGCCGACCGGCTGATGCTGCGCGACCGGGGATTGCTGCGCGAGGGGATGCAGGCCGACGTGGTCATCTTCGACCCGGCGACGGTCGGCGACAACGCCACGTTCGAGGACCCGCACCAGCACTCGACCGGCATCCGCGATGTCTGGGTCAACGGCGGCCGCGTGCTGCGCGACGGCCAGCACACGGGGGCCACGCCGGGGCAGGCGGTGTATGGGCCGGGACGGGGGTAGGGGGGTCAGGAAGACCGGGTTCGCCAGTTCAGGAACGCCGCCTCAGTCCGGTTAAGTTCGTCGACCCAGTTTCTCTTGAGCGGGATTGCACCGAACTCGGTGATGGCGAGGCGGATGATTGCCTCGACAGAGACACGGCCGGTTGGAATGTGGATCTTGTGGAAGTCCCGTGGGCGAATCGGTGCGTCCTGGGCGATGATCGCACTTCCGGCGTGCAGGTGGGGAAATGTGACAACGCCATCGCCTTCGGCCTCGGGAGTCCAATGAAATGTCAGAAGTTCGGTGTGGTCATCAGACCGCAGGTCGTAGAAGTACTCAACTATCTGGATCTTGTAGGGGCCGCGAGGATCTGAAGGTTCTTCGGTCTTGATGATGCGGACCTGTTGCCCGACGGACATGTACACGGGCAGGATACCGGCTGCCGTTCGCAAGCGCACCGGGTTGAGATCGTTCAGCAGAACGGAGTAGATCGTCCCGACCTCGTATGTATGCTGGCGCGACGCCGTGAGGCGTTCCTGCGTCACGCAGTTCAATGCGCTTCTGAGTGGATCGATAAACTGCTGAAACGCGGCGTTGGGATTCCGGCCGGCCACGGCTCAGGCGTCGGTGAGTGGGATCAGCATCGCGACGCGGCGAACCTCGGAGCGATCAGGATCGGGGATCCGGCCGGCGCGATACTCACGCACGAACACCTCGCCGCTCATGCCAAGGTACTTCCGCGCCTGACGGTCGAGAATCTCGCGTCCCTCCTCAGAGGAGACATACTTCATCCCGCGATCTGTGCTGGTGAATGATCTCGATGGATACCTGATCGCCATGTTCTCCTCCTCTCGCTACGCTGCACTAGTAGCGTAACACCGGTCAGAATTCGACACCAAAGTACGGCGCAGGCCGCTGGGGCCGATTGATGGACAGATATCCCGCGCCTCACCGCCGGACGCAGACATACGCTGCCAACGTCCCTGAGGAGCGGTCGTCGGACTGCTGGATGGCGAAGCCGGAGCGTTCGAGGATCTGGGTGTATGTGCTGTGCTCGGCGCGAGTGAGACGACAGGCGGGATCAGGGTACTCGTCGCCAGCAAGAGCACACTCAGCCGGGGTGGGGCGTTGGCGCTCCTTGCAGGTCAGACGGCCGCGGCTACCACAAGGCGGCGGACAGGGCCGGGCGGGGCCGAGCGCAGATCCACGACGCGGCCTGACCGCAGCCGAGCGGAGGAGATCCTTCGCTGCGGCTCGGAATGACAAAGGGCGGGACCGGCTGTCACCCGGCTGGCTTGTCATCCTGAGCGCGCACGCGAAGGATCTCTCCTGCGATCGACTGGCGCCAGCGTGGGAGAGATTCCTCGCTGAGGCTCGGAATGACAAGTATCAGGGGTGGGCGCCGCGGTTGACAGAATCACTGCGGTCGACTACTCAGTACAGCGACTAGCATGAAGTGTCCAGTTCAGGGACCGGATACAGCCGGCGTAATTTGATGCGTGCGTGCTCCACCATGAAGTGCCATTGCACCGGTTTGGCGCGGCTGTTGCGCCGGGTTGTCCAGGCATCAACCGCCTGCTGCAAGTCCGTCGGCGTGGGGATGCGCTGATCCAGACATTGGCGCACCAGCGCACTAAACTCCAGTTCGGCGATGTTCAGCCACGAAGCATGCTTGGGGGTGTAATGCGGTTCCAGCTTGTCGCGAATGCGCTTTGCCTCCCGGGGCGGGAACGCCGCATAGAGTGAGTGGTCGGCATGGATGTTGAGATTGTCGAGCACCACCACGATCCGCTCCGCCGTCGGGAAGACCTCATCGACGAGATGGCGCATGGCGACGGCCCAGTCGACCCGGGTGCGCCGCTCGGTGACGGTGATGCCTCGCTGTCCAAGATGGGGCGCACACCAGAGAAAGAGGTTGGCACTGCCGTGGCGGATATAGGCCGGATCTTCCCGCAGCGCGTGACCGGGTCCAGCTGGCTGACTGGGACGGACATCGCCCCGGAGTGCTTTGCCACTCTCGTCAAAGCAGACTAGTGGGGACGCAGTGGGTCGATCGGTCGAGCATAGACGTCGAGCACATCTTCCATGGCTGCGACGAATCCCGCATCAGGCTTCCCGGACAGACACCAGCTGCGTTTCAGCCACGGCTTGAGGACGTTTTTTTAAGTGTCATGCGGACCGTCTCCGGGCACACCTGGGGGACAATCTCCTGCTCCACCACGGTATCGGCCAGCAAGCGCAGCGTCCAGCGGGCAGCACCCGCTGGTGCAGGACTACAAGCAAGCGTGGTCAGCCGGGCTTCCGCTGCGCCATCAAAGCGTCGCCGATAGACCCGTGTCGAGGGACGTCGCCCCAGACTGGCGGCCAGACCCTCACGACAGCATCGTTCCCGGAGTCGCGCGACCGTCCGGGGACTGCATTCCAGTGCCTCCGCAATCTGGACATCGGTCCACCGTGGTCCGGCGATACTGGCATCGGCTTTGAGCAGGATGCGGGCGCGTTTAAGGCGCCTGGCATGGGCGGACCCTGTCTCAATGAGCTGGCGCAATTCCGTTCGTTCCGCTGCCGTCAGCCGTACCACGTGTTGCTTATTACTCATGCCAGACCCTCCCGCTGGTGCACACAAACTGCGTTGCATCCCATCAGCCAGTTCTGTGCCAACAAGTCACTTCATGCTAGTCGCTGTACTCAGTGCTCCGACCAGCGTGATGTGTCATGCAATGTGGTGCGACAGCCACCCCGGCCGTTTGTCATGCTGAGCCTCAGCGAAGCATCTCCTCATGCTGGACACAGTCGAACGCAAGAGAGATCCTTCGCGTGAGCGCTCAGGATGACAGCGTACAGGGAAGCTGCCAACCTGACACATCATGCTAGTCGAAGCACTCAGGATGACAGGGCAGAGGTGATGCCACGTGCCTCACGGGGTCTCCAGTCGTCGCGGTCGAGGACGGCAACGAGGGCGAACGACATCAGCAGGTCATCGTGGAGGCGCTGGTCCTCGACGCCCCAGCGCAGAAGCTTGCCGGGGCCGGGGAGAACGGTGTAGCGGCAAGCGGCGAGCTGCTGCCAGAAGCGACGGTCCAGACGGTGCTGCTCGGCGTCGGCGTCGGGGTCTGGCGCGCAGACCTGGACGCGGCCGGCGTCGATCAGGCCGAGAAGGTCCCAGGCGAGCTGGCTCTTGGAAGCCGAGGAGAAGACGAACGGGGTGACGACGCGCTCGCCGAGGGTGACGGCGAGGAAGCCGGCCAGCCCGGCCCCGACGCCGGTCGCATCCACGACGACGCGCCGCACCCGCCAGACTCGCGTCGCCAGGGCGACGATGCGGTCGTGGAGGACAGGGTGGGGCGTGCCGGTCCACTCGTAGCGGGCGATGATGTCGTACGACGGAAGGGACGGGGGACGAGGGACGGGGGACGAGGAGAGACCGGGAGGTGAGAGGATGCGGACGACGGTGGCGACGGTGGAGTCGCGGCGGGGAGCGAGGGCACGGAGGGCGGCGTCCTGGAGGCCGGATTCTTCGGGGCCGGCCACGTCGATGGTGAGGGCGTACGTCGCGCCGGGCGGGTCGGTGGGGTCGGGGCGGGAGAGTGGCGGGAAGCTGCCACGCAGCGGCTCGCGACGCTCGGGCGGGAACAGGATGCCATCGTCATCGAGCTCCTCCAGCTCGTACTCGGTGCGGATGTAGGGGTGATGCTCGCCGAGCAGCGCCATCTGGCGCCGAACATAGTCGCCATAGGGCGGCAGCTCGGCGGCGACATCGCGCCAGGGGACGAGGAAGCGGCGACGGACATCGTCGGCATGCTCGAGGCCGGCCAGCAACCGGAGCTGGCGAGCCAGCAGGGTGGAGCTATTCCAGACGGTGCCCATAAATAGCGTGGTCGCGTTCGTGGAAGCGGCCATCGGGGCGAAGACGGCGTCCCAGGTGTCCGGCGCGATGTCCTGCGCCTCGTTGGCGACAAGCAGCAGGTCGGCGGTGTTACCGCGCGAATGGGCGGTCGGGGCAGCCGAGAGGTAGCGGACCGAAGCGCGGCCCATCTCGACGATCGTGCCCTCGCGGACGCGGTACCGACCGGCGGTGTACGGGCCATCCAGCCGGGCAAGCAGACGATCGCGGGCGATGATGCCCTGCGGCCGCACGGCCGGGAGGGCGACGACAACGTTGCCACCGATCTGCTGGTAGCGCCAGAGCAGCCAGGCGCACAGCTGGGCCAGCATCTCGTCCTTGCCGGACTGGCGGGCGAAGACGGCGGCGAACTCCATGCCGCGCCCATCGACGACACTGCCGGCCACTGCCCGCGCGACCGGGGTCTGGTAGGCGCGCAGCCGGTGCGCTGGCGCCTGGACATGGCCGAAGCGGACGACATCGTCCAGCCCAGGACGAACGTCGGCGGCGAGGGGGTGCGGCATAGCGGCGCTCCGTTCGAAACTGGGATGGGGGAAGACGGCCCTCACCCCCTGCCCCTCTCCCAATGCTGGGAGAGGGGGGAGTTGGGCAGCATTGGCGAGCCGTTCGCGTTTGCCTCGTCCCCCGTCCCTCAAACAATCCGCGAGAGGATTTCGCCGATGACGGCGGCGACGACGAGGTAGAAGAGGGAGTCGACGCGCTGGCGGGTGGCGGTGACTTCACGGACGAGGTCTTCGACCATCTGGCGGGTAACGACTTCGTAGACGCTTGCCGGATCGAGATCGACGGGCCGGCGCGGCGGCTCGGGCCGGCGGCCGAGGAGGACACGGGCGAGTCGGGGTATGCGGGTCGTGTCGATCACGCGTCACCTCCTGGGCGTCGAGCTCGTCGAGTGCGCGGGCGATCTCGCCGTCGAGCTCGCTGGCGGGGTTGTCCAGCCGGGACTGCGTCTGGATGGTGCGGACGATGACGTTGCACAGGCTCGCGACGCCCTGGGCGAGGCGGCGGTCGTCGCTGGCGTCGTCCATCGCATCGAGCAGCCGGCCCAGGACCAACCGCGCCGCGGCGAGCTCGTTCGCGAGGGAAGGATCCTGGCCGAGAGCGACCATCTCGGCATGGCGATCAGGGGGCATATGACGCGCCTTTCGTCGAAGCGGGAGACGAGAGGTATTCAGGGCCTCTACTATTCGAACGCGTTCTGGGACGAAAAATGGGACATTCGGGGGGATGGGGGACGAGGGACGGGGGGACGGCAGCGCCCCCACCCCCTCCCTTTGTCATCCTGAACCGCAGTGAAGGATCTCCCCCGGCCGGCTGCGGTCGAACGCAGGAGAGATCCTTCGCGTGCGCGCTCAGGATGACAAGGCGGCGGGAGAGGCTGCGCGGCGCCTACGTCCGGTACTTTGTCGGGGTGATGATGAGGGGGGCGGAATAGGTGGCGGCGAATTCGGGGAGGGTGTAGCCGAGGTCGATGATGTGTGCTTCGTACTTGGCGACGTAGGCGGGAGAGGCGTCGCAGGCGGGGTGCGACTCGTCGATGGCGGCGGCGCCTTCGATGCGGATGACGTCTGCGCCCCCGTGGGTGTCGTCGACGACGAGGGAGACGCGGGGGTTGCTGGCGACGTTGCGTAGCTTGACCTGGTTCGGCCGGCTATAGATGACAGCCGTCGCGCCATCCCAGAGGAACCAGACGGGGACCGTGTCCGGCTGGCCGTCGGGGCGGACGGTGGTGAGCCAGGCGACGATGTCGCCGCGCAGGCGGGCTGCGACGTGGCGGCCGCGTTCGGTGCTGGTGTCGAGCGTGATGTCGGGCACTGGTTCTCTCCTTCTCGTCGGGCGCGGGTCGCCGGGACGAGAATAGCATGCGAAGGGATGATGGGTTGGAGGTGGGGCGCGCACGAGGTTTACCCTTGCGAGAAAGTCACGCCCTTCTTTGCTGGCACGGGAGTTACCGGTATTCTGGGGGCCACTGAGAGGTGAGAGGAGAGCGCGGATGGTGGTGCGGCTGGAGCTGGATGTTTCGCGTGATCCCCTGCGGGTGCTGGAGAGCACGCAGCCGATCGTCGAGCAGGCGAGGCAGGTGCGGATCGATCAGCAGCAGGTTCAGCGTGCGGCGGCGTTGATCGAGGGGCTGCCCGCGCCGACGGCGGACTGGGACAGGATGCTTCATCCGATATCGGACGATCCGGCGAAGCTGGCCAATCTGGTTCTGGTGGTCGACGCGCTGAACTTCTGCTTCTGGTCGTTGCCTGGCTCCGACCGACCGCGCTGGCAGGTGACCTATCAGGGCACGACCTACGACGGCTACGCGGCGCTGGCGGTCGCGCTACGGCGGGCCGTCGAGGGGGGCTATCCGCTGTGGGATGGCGACCTGCTGGGCACGATCACCGAGGCGGAGGTGACCGAGCTGCTGGCCGGCGACCCGGGGAGCGAGGCGATCCCGCTGCTCCACGCACGGATGACACATCTCCGTGAGGTCGGCGTGGCGCTGGTCGAGCGCTGGGACGGGTCGTTCCTGCACGCGATCCGGGCAGCTCGCGGATCCGCGCCGAGGCTGGTTGCCGAGGTGCTGCGGGCGCTGCCGTCGTTCCGCGACACTGCCCCGTGGGGTCAACGCGAGGCTCGGTTTTACAAGCGCGCGCAGATCCTTGTTGCCGATGTGTTCGGCGCGTTCGCCGGCCAGGGGCTGGGCGCGTTCCACGACCTCGACACTCTCACCGCCTTCGCCGATTACAAGGTGCCACA from Thermomicrobiales bacterium encodes the following:
- a CDS encoding D-aminoacylase; translated protein: MATYDALIRGGRVIDGSGNPWFYGDVAIAGGKVAAIAPAGRIDPASAGEVIDASGHVVCPGFIDIQSHSLIPLFSDPRSLSKITQGVTTEIMGEGWTPAPFGGRIEKPLGGYDRAPEGMVEVIRGWTRFADWIDWLSNRGASVNFGSFLGGGTVREYVKGWEMGDLTPAEMEQTRQVVREAMEDGAFGVATALIYPPNSYTTDAELYAMCEVIAEYGGVYITHMRSEADTFLEELEKTLDLPRQTGCALELYHLKVGGRRNWDKMTRAIAMVNAARTEGLDVTSDMYPYIAGGTGLASSLPNWAAADGKLMDNLRDPVMREKLRHELVEPTGGWEALATLAGPEGVLVTELTAEQNQQYSGKLLGEIADARGQHWADCLMDLVLEDGDHWISAIYFMMSEVNLPLQLQQPWMKVSTDAPGVDPEVARAHGPVHPRSYGTYPRVLGKYVREEGALELEDAVRKMTSAVADRLMLRDRGLLREGMQADVVIFDPATVGDNATFEDPHQHSTGIRDVWVNGGRVLRDGQHTGATPGQAVYGPGRG
- a CDS encoding helix-turn-helix domain-containing protein; the encoded protein is MSNKQHVVRLTAAERTELRQLIETGSAHARRLKRARILLKADASIAGPRWTDVQIAEALECSPRTVARLRERCCREGLAASLGRRPSTRVYRRRFDGAAEARLTTLACSPAPAGAARWTLRLLADTVVEQEIVPQVCPETVRMTLKKTSSSRG
- the dgt gene encoding dNTP triphosphohydrolase, whose product is MAERSARRYDDDLPDDQRSPFQRDRDRILYTTAFRRLAGITQVVSPNERPPVHNRLTHTLEVAQVARRLAEKICAEIVSARTHGACPIDPDVVEAAALAHDLGHPPFGHIAEAELDRLATSSDDHDGYNGNAQSFRILAKLAVRTTGADGLNLTRATLDAVLKYPWFRPTAGSNRFKWGAYHSEEELARWVRPDDSWDGSAQPCPEASIMDWADDIAYAVHDVEDFYRAGLIPLDRLATDEAERRRLLDARTGALSLGKSETNITQVLDEFTEVIPLLEPYAGTREQRALLRGWTSTLIGRYIGAMTWSVVDNGHLHLAIAPRAELEVAMLKQLTWHYVIERESLATQQYGQRKMIRTLFETLRDDAHATSGGKNKRYTLFPPYYRELLEQAADDAERTRLVIDLIASMTEHQVVDTYQRLTGIAQGSAFDLL
- a CDS encoding DinB family protein; translation: MNHDTREQLIGQYANGYDIIVEALRDITAEEMDAREAPGEWSPREVIHHLADSEMTSAMRLRLLLVEDNPPIRGYDEAAFARRLWYDRPVELSLDAFRLARATTVQILARMSDADWQRSAIHSESGRFSATDWLESYAAHAPEHADQIRRARATVTAGVSTTRAS
- a CDS encoding SMP-30/gluconolactonase/LRE family protein — protein: MQINQDAGLSALIRGEAQRLCGGFAFTEGPVWVAADDCLLFTDIPNSTIHRWRPGSEAAEVYRAPSGHANGLTLDRDGNLLACEHSGRRVSVTTYRGVEVRAIDRFEGQRFNSPNDIVVDASGAIWFTDPTYGLTMPSMGEPGAQKEIDVQGVYRIAPDGVLTCVTRDFSQPNGLVFTPDERRLYIGDSHDKIIRRYLVGDDGTLDAGELFVDMRKADGPGAPDGMAVDEAGRLWTTGVGGVWVVEPDGRLLGILALPENPANLCFGGPAYSTLYLTARASVYAIETTVRGVAPGSR
- a CDS encoding TIGR03667 family PPOX class F420-dependent oxidoreductase — translated: MPDITLDTSTERGRHVAARLRGDIVAWLTTVRPDGQPDTVPVWFLWDGATAVIYSRPNQVKLRNVASNPRVSLVVDDTHGGADVIRIEGAAAIDESHPACDASPAYVAKYEAHIIDLGYTLPEFAATYSAPLIITPTKYRT
- a CDS encoding queuosine salvage family protein, which codes for MVVRLELDVSRDPLRVLESTQPIVEQARQVRIDQQQVQRAAALIEGLPAPTADWDRMLHPISDDPAKLANLVLVVDALNFCFWSLPGSDRPRWQVTYQGTTYDGYAALAVALRRAVEGGYPLWDGDLLGTITEAEVTELLAGDPGSEAIPLLHARMTHLREVGVALVERWDGSFLHAIRAARGSAPRLVAEVLRALPSFRDTAPWGQREARFYKRAQILVADVFGAFAGQGLGAFHDLDTLTAFADYKVPQVLRQFGVLSYEPDLAGKIARCELIPPDSDEELEIRASTVWAVELLRQELSRRGRPTPSYAIDWALWQAGQSLPANTDPYHRTLTVYY
- a CDS encoding IS630 family transposase is translated as MRRSHGRCARRLCSTDRPTASPLVCFDESGKALRGDVRPSQPAGPGHALREDPAYIRHGSANLFLWCAPHLGQRGITVTERRTRVDWAVAMRHLVDEVFPTAERIVVVLDNLNIHADHSLYAAFPPREAKRIRDKLEPHYTPKHASWLNIAELEFSALVRQCLDQRIPTPTDLQQAVDAWTTRRNSRAKPVQWHFMVEHARIKLRRLYPVPELDTSC
- a CDS encoding MoaD/ThiS family protein; the encoded protein is MIRVELPYHLRNLAQVGREVELVVDGPVTQRAILDALEADYPMLRGTVRDHATQARRPFLRFFACSEDLSHEPPDAPLPAAVASGQEPFSIVGAMAGG